One Lactobacillus sp. CBA3605 DNA segment encodes these proteins:
- a CDS encoding type II toxin-antitoxin system YafQ family toxin, with product MKKLRFKPRATFNADLKRLASLDKTIIDEVRAAIDLLLEQQQLPPEFEDHELNRRMSGYNEFHLRDTPKNRTPSETNDVLVVYTIDKDELVLIGIRVGSHDRLFPGQNRSKGYRKNDK from the coding sequence ATGAAAAAATTAAGATTTAAACCACGTGCAACCTTTAATGCTGACCTAAAGCGATTAGCCAGTTTAGATAAAACTATTATTGACGAAGTTCGAGCAGCCATTGACCTATTGCTCGAACAACAACAATTACCACCAGAATTTGAAGATCATGAGCTTAATCGGCGAATGAGCGGGTATAATGAATTTCACTTACGAGATACCCCGAAAAACAGAACGCCAAGCGAAACTAACGATGTCCTAGTTGTTTATACGATTGATAAAGATGAACTAGTCTTAATTGGAATTCGAGTCGGATCGCATGATCGTTTATTTCCTGGGCAAAATCGTTCTAAAGGGTATCGAAAAAATGACAAATGA
- a CDS encoding type II toxin-antitoxin system Phd/YefM family antitoxin, giving the protein MTLALTQSDFRANLKKYLDQVNDEDETVYIARSNSRAVAIVSQEKMDWLERALKAKEGSLEYAIARDQLIKRHVLPDDEIVESNDDYWGQFK; this is encoded by the coding sequence ATGACATTAGCACTAACACAGAGCGATTTTCGCGCTAACCTAAAAAAATATTTAGATCAAGTTAATGACGAAGACGAAACCGTTTATATTGCTCGTTCAAATAGTCGCGCAGTAGCCATCGTTTCACAAGAAAAAATGGACTGGCTAGAAAGAGCATTAAAAGCTAAAGAAGGTTCGTTAGAATATGCAATTGCACGTGATCAGTTAATTAAACGCCATGTTTTACCTGACGATGAAATTGTTGAATCAAATGATGATTATTGGGGTCAGTTTAAATAA
- a CDS encoding DNA starvation/stationary phase protection protein, which translates to MKYTKTKAVLNQLVADLSQMSMIIHQTHWYMRGPNFLKLHPLMDEFMEEIDSQLDVISERLIALDGSPYSTLKEMAENTKIQDWPGEWDKTTPERLAHLVDGYRYLEDLYQHGIEVSDVEKDFSTQDIFIGLKTAIEKKIWMIQAELGSAPEIDE; encoded by the coding sequence ATGAAATATACGAAAACCAAAGCAGTATTAAATCAACTCGTTGCCGATTTGAGCCAGATGTCAATGATTATCCATCAGACGCATTGGTACATGCGTGGACCCAACTTTTTGAAGTTGCACCCCTTGATGGATGAGTTCATGGAAGAAATTGACAGCCAACTCGATGTCATTTCTGAACGGCTGATTGCGCTTGATGGCAGTCCTTACTCGACCTTAAAAGAAATGGCCGAAAACACTAAGATTCAAGACTGGCCTGGTGAATGGGACAAAACAACCCCAGAACGCCTCGCACACTTAGTTGATGGCTATCGTTACTTGGAAGACCTTTACCAACACGGCATTGAAGTATCCGATGTTGAAAAAGACTTCAGTACCCAAGATATTTTCATTGGTCTCAAAACCGCAATTGAGAAGAAAATCTGGATGATTCAGGCAGAGCTTGG